The stretch of DNA TCTTTCATACGCGATATATCCACACCATCAACAACCACACTCCCTTCATCAGGGTTCAGCAAGCCTATCACATGTTTCATCAAAACACTCTTCCCTGACCCGCTCCCACCGATAACAACCATCGTCTCCCCGCGTTCAACATGCAGATTCACACCCTGCAAAACCTTTTTATTATTAAATGATTTAAATAAATTTACAATATCTATCATAGCGTAGAACAGGCATAACGAAGTAAGAAGTAAGAGGTCGGAGGATAGAAGTTAGAAGTAAGAGGCAAGAAGTAAGATATAAGAGGTAACCGACAGTCACTAACCGTGCTTCAAGTCTCTTAAATTTTATTCTTACATCTAACTTCTTGCCTCTTGTTTCTTGCTTCTAACTTCTTACTTCTACCTTCTTACCTCTTGCTTCTGACTTCTTGCCTCTTACCTAAACAAAAGAGCTGCCATAAAATAATTCGCCACTAATATCAGCATCATGGAATATACCACTGCGCCTGTTGTGGCTTTGCCGACGCCTTCTGCCCCGCCTTCAGTATAAAAACCTTTATAACAACTGACTATGGAAATTATTACCCCGAATACACATGCCTTTAGCAGGCCGCCGTATATATCGTTTAACTCTAAATAATCTGTACTCATCCTGACATAAATAACCGGATTGGCATGGAGTACGTAAACTGCAACCATGTAGCCTCCGACCATTCCAACAGCATCTGCCACAATCGCAAGGAGCGGCAGCATTATAAACCCTGCAAAAAATCGCGGCACAACAAGATATTTTATTGGATTTGTGGCAAGGGTAACAAGTGCGTCAATCTGCTCTGTTACCCGCATGGTGCCTAATTCAGCGGCCATGGCAGCCCCTGCCCTGCCTGCGACAATGAGGCCGGTAAGAACAGGCCCAAGCTCTCTTGTAATTGAGAGAGCAACTACAGGCCCCATATAATTCTCAGCGCTGAACCGTTTGAAACCGGTATACGTTTGAATAGCCATAACCATTCCCGTAAACATTGCCATAATAATAACAACAGGCAATGAGTTTACACCTATGGCCTCCATCTGCTGAAAGATATTGCGGATATTTACAGGAGGTTTAAAAATCCACGAAAGCGTCTGCCCGAACATAATAAACAGCCGCCCCGCCTCTTCCGTAAACCTTATAGTCTTACTGCCTATGTATGTTAATGTTTTTGTGAACATAATCTACGATTCAAATCCCCCCTTTTCTAAAGGGGGAATTACTTCTTACTTCTCGCTTCTTTCTTCTTGCCTCTTGCTTCTTACTTCTTGCTTCTGCGCTCAGCCTTACCTAAGATAGACCCTTTCCACTCTCTCCCCCACCCCGCATAAGACTTCATAAGAAATAGTCCCCTGCTGCATTGCAATATCATCCGCAGTAATCCTGTTCTCCCCTTCTCCGCCTATTATAATCACCTCATCTCCATCTGCAACATCTTGTATATCAGTAACATCAATCATGGTCATGTCCATACATACCCTGCCTATTACAGGGGCTTTTTCCCCTTTAACTATGACCTCTCCTTTGTTTGAAAGAGAGCGGCTGAATCCGTCGGCATAACCGGCCAGTATTGTTGCAACAATGGTTTCCCGTTTTGTAACAAAGGTCCTGCCGTAACTTATACCGGTATCCTTTGGAACCTTTTTAATATGAATAATCCTGGTTTTTAAAGTCATTACAGGTTTTAATTCATCCAAAAGGGGGGGATTTTCATTGTCCCTTGCAAGCCTGTTGCCGGGTGAATAACCGTAAAGCATAATCCCGGGTCTTACCATATCAAGGTGACTATCCTTCATTGTCATCACTGCCGCACTGTTAGCCGTATGCCTGAGAGGAATATTAATGCCTTTTGTTTGTAAGGTATTACATACCGACAAAAAAACATCAAGCTGTTCATTCACAAACTCCTTGTTCTGAAGGTCTGCCTCAGCAAAATGGGTCATAATGCCTTCGATATGAAGCCCTTTCTGATTTAGAATGTTTTCTGCAAACTCAACGGTATTTTCAGGTTCCACACCTATCCTTCTCATACCGGTGTCAACCTTTATATGGACTGGAACCACAACACCTGCTTCAGTTGCGGCTTTTGACAGGGCATTGACAAGCGAATTGGTATAAACAACAGGGGTCAGTCTCCACTTAACAATTTCAGCAGAGTAATCTTCACTTATCCCCCCAAGTACAAGAATCCCTTTGTGAATCCCTGCCTCTCTGAGCCTTATCCCCTCTTCAACATGGGCTACACCGAGCATATCAGCTCCTGCATCCTGAAATGTCTTTGAGACCTCTATAATCCCATGCCCGTAGGCATTTGCCTTAACCACTGTAAGGATTTTACATAAAGGAGAGATAGACTGTCTGACCAGTTTAAGGTTGTGTATCAGATTTGATAAGCTGATTTCAGCTTTAATTGTTCCCACATTATATTTGTAGATTAAATGCCTGTTGTTTATTCCGGGAGAAATTAATTAATTAAAAAAGAATGGTTGTTATTCATCAAACGGTGAAATTGCTAAGAAGAAATGCCCTGATTATACCTCCATAATCTCCTGTTCCTTGTGTTTCAATATTTCATCAATCTTATGTATATATTGGTCTGTAAGTTTCTGTATGTCATCCTGTGATTTCTTTATCTCATCCTCAGAAATACTTGCCTCTTTACCGGTCTTCTTGATTTCGTCATTTGCATCCCTGCGGATATTCCTTATCGAGACCTTTTGATCTTCAGCCATCTTCTTTACAATCTTCACAATGTCTTTCCTGCGTTCTTCTGTTAGTGCAGGTATAGGAACACGGATTATCTTTCCATCATTTGCAGGTGTAAGCCCGAGTGATGATGTCTGGATCGCCTTTTCTATCTCAGCAATCATCTTTGGTTCCCATGGCTGTATAAGTATCATTCTGGGTTCCGGTATTGAGAGTGAAGCCACCTGAGATATAGGTGCCGGACTCCCCCAATAATCCACTGTCATCCCATCTAAGAGGGCAAGGGATGCCCTTCCTGTGCGAACCGCCCCATATTCCTTTTTCAATACATTGATGGTCTGTTCCATCTTTTCTCTGGTTCTATTATGTATTTTTTCTATCATATCGTTGTTATAAGAGTGCCTATCTCTTCCCCCTTTATAACCCTTGTTACATTACCCTTGTCCCGTAAATTAAATACTATAATTGAAAGATTATTATCTTTGCAAAGTGATATCGCTGTTGCATCCATCACCTTCAGCCCAAGTTTAAGGACGTCTAAATGAGTAAGTGTCTCAAACCTCTTTGCATCCTTATTTGTCACAGGGTCAGCATCATAAACACCATCCACTTTAGTACCTTTAAGGATTACCTCTGCACCGATCTCCATTGCACGAAGGGCTGCAGCAGTATCAGTGCTGAAATAGGGATTACCGGTACCGGCGGCAAATATAAGGACCCTCTTCTTCTCAAGATGCCTCATTGCACGCCTTCTTATGTATGGCTCTGCAAGTGCCCTCATCTCTATAGCCGACTGCACCCTTGTAACTATACCCTTCTTCTCGAGTGCGTCCTGCATAGCAAGGGAATTAAGAACAGTTGCAAGCATACCCATATAGTCTGCTGATGCACGTTCCATCCCGATGGCCGTTGCCGCAAGCCCCCGAAAGATATTCCCACCGCCTATAACAACAGCAAGCTCAACCCCGCTCTCGTTTGCTTCCTTAATCTCCTCTGCTATGGAATCTATTACAGCAGGGTCAATGCCGTATCCCTTTTCACCCATCAGGGCCTCACCGCTGACTTTAAGCAATACCCTTTTGTATCTCTTATTTCGTACCATCACTCTCCAAGCTGGTATCTTACAAAACGTTTAACAATTATATTTTCCCCAATCTTTGCTATCTTCTGACGTATAAGGTCATTCAACATGATGGAAGAATCTTTGACATACGCCTGTTCCAGCAGGCATGCATCAGTAAAATATTTCTCAACCTTTCCTTCAACTATTTTTTCTATTACATTCTCAGGTTTACCGGTCTCCCGTGCCTGTGCCCTGTATATCTCCTTCTCTTTTTCAATGACATCAGCCGGAACATCCTCCCGCCTG from Nitrospirota bacterium encodes:
- the alr gene encoding alanine racemase, with product MGTIKAEISLSNLIHNLKLVRQSISPLCKILTVVKANAYGHGIIEVSKTFQDAGADMLGVAHVEEGIRLREAGIHKGILVLGGISEDYSAEIVKWRLTPVVYTNSLVNALSKAATEAGVVVPVHIKVDTGMRRIGVEPENTVEFAENILNQKGLHIEGIMTHFAEADLQNKEFVNEQLDVFLSVCNTLQTKGINIPLRHTANSAAVMTMKDSHLDMVRPGIMLYGYSPGNRLARDNENPPLLDELKPVMTLKTRIIHIKKVPKDTGISYGRTFVTKRETIVATILAGYADGFSRSLSNKGEVIVKGEKAPVIGRVCMDMTMIDVTDIQDVADGDEVIIIGGEGENRITADDIAMQQGTISYEVLCGVGERVERVYLR
- the frr gene encoding ribosome recycling factor; translated protein: MIEKIHNRTREKMEQTINVLKKEYGAVRTGRASLALLDGMTVDYWGSPAPISQVASLSIPEPRMILIQPWEPKMIAEIEKAIQTSSLGLTPANDGKIIRVPIPALTEERRKDIVKIVKKMAEDQKVSIRNIRRDANDEIKKTGKEASISEDEIKKSQDDIQKLTDQYIHKIDEILKHKEQEIMEV
- a CDS encoding UMP kinase; the encoded protein is MVRNKRYKRVLLKVSGEALMGEKGYGIDPAVIDSIAEEIKEANESGVELAVVIGGGNIFRGLAATAIGMERASADYMGMLATVLNSLAMQDALEKKGIVTRVQSAIEMRALAEPYIRRRAMRHLEKKRVLIFAAGTGNPYFSTDTAAALRAMEIGAEVILKGTKVDGVYDADPVTNKDAKRFETLTHLDVLKLGLKVMDATAISLCKDNNLSIIVFNLRDKGNVTRVIKGEEIGTLITTI
- a CDS encoding ABC transporter permease; amino-acid sequence: MFTKTLTYIGSKTIRFTEEAGRLFIMFGQTLSWIFKPPVNIRNIFQQMEAIGVNSLPVVIIMAMFTGMVMAIQTYTGFKRFSAENYMGPVVALSITRELGPVLTGLIVAGRAGAAMAAELGTMRVTEQIDALVTLATNPIKYLVVPRFFAGFIMLPLLAIVADAVGMVGGYMVAVYVLHANPVIYVRMSTDYLELNDIYGGLLKACVFGVIISIVSCYKGFYTEGGAEGVGKATTGAVVYSMMLILVANYFMAALLFR